DNA sequence from the Pseudomonadota bacterium genome:
AGGGGAAAGCCTGAAGCAGGTGTTGGAATAATGGTATTAAGGCTATGGCGCCCAAGAGCACCAATGGCACCACCTAGCATGACAGCAAGCCAAATCGGCATAGCTTAAACTTTCTCATTGTTATGCAGCTAGTTTAGCGTGAATGATCGAGCTCGTCACCTAATGCATCTATAATATCTTCTGCTATGGCTTCACGAGCTTCTTCAGGGTCACCAATGACATCTTTGTAGGCTTCCATCATAGGACCTCCAGTAATAAGTCCGTCAGGGTATTCGTATTCATCACTGTCAATGACATACACGCCGCAATAATCCATGGCTCTTTGCAGAGTTGCTGTCGTATTTTTAATGGCATATTGGCCTGCTTCTAAAAGCTCTGAATCAAGGAGCCTTTGTACTTCTGGAGAATTTAAGGCTTGTGTGACACGCTCTTTTTGCTGAGGGTCTTGAACAAGGCGGGAAACATCTTCCTCTGTGAGCGGCATTTCGCCTGCGCCAGAGTCTTTATCATAGCCTGCCGTGAGGAGATCACTAACAACAGCTTGTTTCAGTTCTTCATCATCCATATGTTCAACAGAGTAAACATCGGTTTGAACAACATCCCAACCATATGAATCATGAAAGCGTTTTGTTCGTTGTGGCTGTGTGAATTGTGAAATATCCATAAAAAACTCCCCTTGTTTATTTATATATGGGGAGTTTTTTATGATCTTCAAGAGGTGATCTCTCGTTTGTGGAACGTGAGGTACCATGGGAAGCGACCTTCTTTATAAGCTTTTTGCTCATACTTAGTGCTGATCCACCATTTTGGTGGTGTGGCCCAGTCCTGTGGCTTCACTGCTGGCGCTTCCAAGAGATCAAATGTATGAACGTGAGCAATCATGTGGTGCAGGTATGATGGAATATCTGTTGCCATGAAGTATTCTCCATCCTCTTTCATGACACGGTAAACCGCTTTGAGGAAATCTTGGTTGACGATGCGACGCTTATGTTGGCGGCGCTTTGGCCATGGGTCTGGGTAAAGCAGGCAAACTTGGTCAACACTGCCTGTAGGCAGCTCGTCTAGAATCTCACGTGCATCCTGGTTTGAAATTTTAAGATTGGTTACGCCTTCTTTTTCACATTTGGAAACAAGAGAACGCAGACCGTTCTTATAGACTTCAATACCAAGGAAAAGTTCATTTGGATTAGCTTTTGCGCGCTCAAATAGAAGCATGCCATTCCCCATGCCAATTTCAAGTGTGACACGTTCAGCTTTAGGAAGCTTCTTTGGGTCGAACAGGAAAGGCTCAATACGCTTTTCTAGCTTTTCTTGAGCTTCTACACTCATGCGGCTTGCAACGCGCCCAAATGAGCGCGCGCTACCGTCTTTAACGAGACGTTTATCTGATGTCATTAAGCGGCAACCTTTACAGCAGCTTTAAGTTTTTCTGCAAGGTCTGTGCGCTCCCAGCTGAAGTGTCCTGCTTCAGTAGGTGTGCGGCCAAAGTGACCGTAAGAAGAACTTTGTGTGTAAATTGGGCGGTTAAGGTCTAGGTGTGTACGGATCCCTTTTGGTGTAAGAGAAACCGTTTCACGGATCGCCTTAATGAGTTCGTCATGTGAAAGGCCGGCTTTCATTGTATCGAATGTATCAAGGTAGATTGCGAGAGGCTCTGCAACACCAATAGCGTAGCAAAGCTGGATTTCACAGCAGTCAGCAAAGCCAGCAGCAACGATGTTTTTAGCAAGGTAACGTGCCATGTAAGCAGCGCTACGGTCTACTTTAGTAGGGTCTTTACCACTAAAGGCACCCCCACCGTGACGGCTCATACCACCGTATGTATCAACGATGATCTTACGGCCTGTCAGACCTGTATCTGCACCTGGGCCACCGTAGTTGAATGAACCTGTTGGGTTCACAAAGATTTGTGCTTCACGTGGATTAAATTTCGCAGGGATGACTTCATCAATCGTTTCAAGAACAATTGATTTTACATCGGCCTGAGTGACGCCATCCATGTGCTGGTGAGAGATAAGGATTGTATCAACAGCAACAGGTTTGCCATCTTCGTAAACAAATGTCACTTGAGATTTGGCATCAGGGCCAAGGCGCTTTTCGCCGTTCTTGCGCTTTTCAGCCATGCGGCGAATCAGTTTGTGGGCATAGTAAATTGGCGCGGGCATAAGGTCTTCTGTATCGTTTGATGCGTAACCAAACATAAGGCCTTGGTCACCAGCCCCTTCTTCTTTCTCTT
Encoded proteins:
- the trmB gene encoding tRNA (guanosine(46)-N7)-methyltransferase TrmB; amino-acid sequence: MTSDKRLVKDGSARSFGRVASRMSVEAQEKLEKRIEPFLFDPKKLPKAERVTLEIGMGNGMLLFERAKANPNELFLGIEVYKNGLRSLVSKCEKEGVTNLKISNQDAREILDELPTGSVDQVCLLYPDPWPKRRQHKRRIVNQDFLKAVYRVMKEDGEYFMATDIPSYLHHMIAHVHTFDLLEAPAVKPQDWATPPKWWISTKYEQKAYKEGRFPWYLTFHKREITS
- the metK gene encoding methionine adenosyltransferase codes for the protein MPKRYYFTSESVSEGHPDKVCDRISDSILDAFLENEPEARVAVETLVTKDLVVVAGEVRATKTPDYDTVIRNAIREIGYVGKDNSDFNADTVEIINRIHSQSAEIAQGVDEGEEKEEGAGDQGLMFGYASNDTEDLMPAPIYYAHKLIRRMAEKRKNGEKRLGPDAKSQVTFVYEDGKPVAVDTILISHQHMDGVTQADVKSIVLETIDEVIPAKFNPREAQIFVNPTGSFNYGGPGADTGLTGRKIIVDTYGGMSRHGGGAFSGKDPTKVDRSAAYMARYLAKNIVAAGFADCCEIQLCYAIGVAEPLAIYLDTFDTMKAGLSHDELIKAIRETVSLTPKGIRTHLDLNRPIYTQSSSYGHFGRTPTEAGHFSWERTDLAEKLKAAVKVAA